A genomic window from Spodoptera frugiperda isolate SF20-4 chromosome 29, AGI-APGP_CSIRO_Sfru_2.0, whole genome shotgun sequence includes:
- the LOC118268177 gene encoding uncharacterized protein LOC118268177 isoform X6 — translation MARWLQALAVVLLLAAAASARKSPAPSKHEPQIEEVTAKQLERVLEDKDFVAVYWYARSCVTCDKVLEELEKIDDDTDTFGVDFVKINDKRLAKQYGITKFPALTYFREKEPIIYEGDLMDEESVLDFLTSLEAMDLPDRIEEVNQKILAKIIEDTDYVAVLFYKPECKKCAKALQELENIDDEADQLGIGFVKIHDEELAEEYNLGDLPRLVYYRHQIPIIYEGELSREEDVLEWLITNKSTGDEEDIIEDVTAKTLNTLIGNVDNLVVLFYDHGDDESMTVLGELEKIDDDCDRHGIQFVKIDDVKAAKDFGIDDLPSIVYFEKQIPNVYDGDLENEEEILEWLVDQLEKDEIEDVTDEMLDRLIKDGKTVAVLFYDNNDRKSQKVLNELENIDDECDQLGIAFVKIDNDEEAQEYGIEKVPTLLYFEKGIPTYYEGNLEEEEKVLDWLRHQTESDEIEDITDEMLDLIIDKMQYVAVLFYDKDQKKSQKILGELENIDDECDQNDIAFVKIDDDKEAKEYGIETIPTMVFFERGIPHVYEGDLMKEEELLGWLLHQKRHSEIPEVTDEMMDKLIVSTPYLAVIFYDREDKQDIRILNELENIDDELEKEGIVIVRMDNENEAKEYGIDHLPTLVYFEENIPAIYEGDLMNEDEVLEWLIEQKNSATIEEVTDEILTDLIEEHEYVVVYFSGNCEEGEECDNILDELENIDDELDETGIIFVTTEDISLAKKYGIKTFPTLVFFRNKDPLIYKGDIEDEDEVLAWLTDEDTLEIPGKIEEVNSRMLEKILEENDHVVVFFYKEGDKKSQKILSELENIDDECEEKDIDFVKTSDDGIDKEYDLSDLPALAFYRHKFRTIYEGDLMHEEAILKWVLELHDSQPDVIENVDRKTLKDLINDVEHLAVFFYSEDCDTCDDILEELETIDDDTDKHGIQFVKSKDSKLASDIGIFSFPALVYYETGVPIMYDGDLLDESEVLDWMVRQKEDESIEEIDRDQLFKYIETKEFLAVVFYKEEDPDSPKVLRHVELIDDEAAEYGIKIVKCSDRLMAKKYGFRNPPGITYFRKTKAINYDGDIDDEEEILDWLTNPENMELTDHIEKVNRKMFQKIRQTSDYVAVFFYSNDCKQCPKVLAEIEHIDDDADDSGINFVKIDDRQMAKEFGVFALPAVLFFKMGSKDPVIYAGDLYDEQQLLSWLLTQKNPAGDIIEALEGQDLLDLIEESGSLAVYFYRDFTDSLDCEQCAGILEELENIDDDCDRHGIKFVKTQDYSIAESYGVTDFPVLVYFENNVPNVYEGSLAEEEEVLQWLITQKTEDRIELITRVMLENMVEDTQYLAVYFYKLNCHICDHILEGLESIDDECDVYGIHMVKIQDPQLAKRYSIKTFPAMVYFRNGNPLLFEGDLQNEESILEWLIDDDNRELADEIESVNERMLERLLYESHLLVVFFYDDEDCAECEEILESLEQIDGEVDQFGIDFVKIASQEAAATYNIVNIPSLVYFRKQIPMLYDGDLHQVDRILQWLTSQDVFEIKNEIEEVNRKMLDKLLEENEFLAVYFYEKSAESRAVLDKLENIDSETDNLDITFVKMQDPRYARKWGVTKLPAIVYFRKRFPSIYRGDLLSEDEVLEWLRKNRFRQPELNIFMYALIALSIAFVMYTAFLLQCFKPAPPAPAPHPKQA, via the exons GAGATCTCATGGACGAAGAGAGCGTCCTGGATTTCTTGACGAGTTTAGAAGCAATGGACCTTCCTGACCGGATAGAAGAAGTCAACCAAAAAATCCTAGCGAAAATCATCGAGGATACTGACTATGTAGCAGTTCTCTTCT ACAAGCCAGAATGTAAGAAATGCGCAAAGGCTCTGCAAGAGCTGGAGAACATTGACGACGAGGCTGACCAACTCGGGATCGGTTTCGTGAAGATCCACGACGAGGAACTAGCCGAGGAGTACAATCTTGGAGACCTGCCAAGACTGGTGTACTACAGGCATCAGATACCTATTATCTATGAAG GTGAGCTGAGCAGAGAAGAGGATGTACTGGAGTGGTTGATCACTAACAAATCTACCGGTGACGAAGAAGATATCATTGAAGATGTTACAGCAAAGACTTTGAATACCTTAATCGGGAATGTTGACAACCTTGTCGTACTGTTCT ACGACCACGGCGACGATGAGTCGATGACAGTTCTGGGAGAGCTTGAGAAGATTGACGATGACTGTGACCGCCACGGCATTCAGTTCGTCAAGATCGACGATGTCAAAGCAGCCAAAGACTTCGGTATCGATGACCTACCATCCATCGTCTACTTCGAGAAGCAAATCCCCAACGTTTACGACG GTGACCTTGAGAACGAAGAAGAAATCTTGGAGTGGCTCGTCGACCAGCTCGAGAAGGACGAGATTGAAGATGTCACCGATGAAATGTTGGACCGACTTATTAAAGATGGCAAGACTGTCGCCGTGTTGTTTT ATGATAATAACGACCGTAAATCACAGAAAGTACTTAACGAACTGGAGAATATTGATGATGAATGTGACCAACTTGGCATTGCGTTTGTGAAAATTGATAATGATGAAGAAGCTCAAGAATACGGTATTGAAAAAGTCCCTACGCTACTTTATTTCGAAAAGGGAATACCTACTTACTACGAAGGCAActtagaagaagaagaaaaggtTCTGGACTGGCTCAGACATCAGACTGAGAGCGACGAGATTGAAGACATTACCGATGAGATGCTGGACCTGATCATCGACAAAATGCAATACGTCGCCGTCCTGTTCT ACGACAAGGACCAAAAGAAGAGTCAGAAGATTTTGGGTGAGCTGGAGAACATTGACGATGAGTGTGATCAGAATGACATCGCCTTCGTCAAGATCGATGATGACAAGGAAGCTAAGGAGTATGGTATTGAGACTATTCCTACGATGGTGTTCTTCGAGAGAGGTATCCCTCACGTGTACGAAGGTGACCTGATGAAGGAAGAGGAGCTGCTGGGATGGTTGCTCCACCAGAAACGTCACAGCGAAATCCCTGAAGTCACTGATGAAATGATGGACAAACTTATTGTCAGCACACCCTACTTGGCTGTGATCTTCT acGACAGAGAAGACAAACAAGACATCAGGATCCTTAACGAGCTTGAGAACATCGACGATGAACTAGAAAAGGAAGGCATAGTCATTGTACGAATGGACAATGAAAACGAGGCTAAAGAATACGGTATTGACCATCTACCAACTCTCGTGTACTTTGAAGAGAACATCCCCGCTATATATGAAGGAGATCTGATGAATGAAGATGAAGTACTCGAGTGGTTGATTGAACAGAAGAACAGTGCTACCATCGAAGAAGTTACCGATGAGATCTTAACTGATCTTATTGAGGAGCACGAATACGTTGTGGTGTACTTCA GTGGTAACTGTGAAGAAGGCGAGGAATGTGACAACATCCTGGACGAGTTGGAGAACATTGACGACGAGCTGGACGAGACCGGCATCATCTTCGTCACCACTGAAGACATCAGCCTCGCCAAGAAATACGGCATCAAGACCTTCCCTACACTTGTTTTCTTCAGGAACAAGGATCCTCTTATTTACAAGG GTGACATCGAGGATGAAGATGAGGTACTGGCCTGGTTGACCGATGAAGACACCCTGGAGATCCCCGGCAAGATCGAAGAGGTTAACTCTAGGATGCTTGAGAAGATCTTGGAAGAGAACGACCACGTCGTTGTATTCTTCT ACAAAGAAGGCGACAAGAAATCTCAAAAGATTCTGAGCGAGCTCGAAAACATTGATGATGAATGTGAAGAGAAAGACATCGATTTCGTCAAGACTTCCGACGATGGCATCGACAAGGAGTATGACCTTTCCGATCTACCAGCCCTAGCCTTCTACAGACACAAGTTCAGGACTATCTACGAAGGCGATCTGATGCATGAAGAAGCTATCCTCAAATGGGTGTTGGAACTCCACGACTCCCAGCCTGACGTCATCGAGAATGTAGACAGAAAAACCTTGAAAGACCTCATCAATGACGTCGAACATCTAGCCGTGTTTTTCT ATAGCGAAGACTGTGACACATGTGATGATATCCTTGAGGAGTTGGAGACGATAGATGACGACACAGATAAGCACGGCATTCAGTTCGTTAAGTCCAAGGATTCGAAGCTCGCGTCAGATATCGGTATATTCAGCTTCCCAGCACTCGTCTACTACGAAACAGGTGTTCCAATCATGTACGACG GGGATCTATTGGACGAATCTGAGGTGTTGGATTGGATGGTTAGACAGAAGGAAGATGAAAGTATAGAGGAAATTGATAGAGAccaattattcaaatatatcgAAACTAAAGAATTCCTCGCTGTCGTATTCT ATAAAGAAGAAGATCCAGATAGTCCAAAAGTACTAAGGCACGTGGAACTAATAGACGATGAAGCAGCTGAATACGGAATCAAAATAGTAAAATGTAGCGATCGGTTGATGGCGAAGAAATATGGGTTCCGTAACCCGCCAGGTATAACTTACTTCAGGAAAACAAAGGCGATCAACTACGACGGCGACATCGACGATGAAGAAGAAATACTTGACTGGTTGACCAATCCTGAGAACATGGAGTTGACTGATCACATCGAGAAAGTCAACAGGAAAATGTTCCAAAAGATCAGGCAGACTTCGGATTACGTAGCGGTATTCTTTT ACAGTAATGACTGCAAACAGTGTCCTAAAGTGCTAGCAGAAATTGAGCACATTGATGACGATGCTGATGATTCTGGTATCAACTTCGTGAAGATTGACGATAGGCAGATGGCCAAGGAGTTTGGAGTATTCGCTTTGCCTGCGGTCTTGTTCTTCAAGATGGGTTCAAAGGATCCTGTTATTTACGCTG GAGATTTATATGATGAGCAACAACTATTAAGTTGGTTGTTAACTCAGAAGAATCCAGCTGGTGACATTATAGAAGCCCTCGAAGGACAAGATCTTCTGGACTTGATCGAAGAGTCCGGATCACTTGCAGTTTACTTCT ATCGCGATTTTACAGATAGTTTGGACTGCGAGCAATGCGCTGGGATATTGGAAGAGTTAGAGAATATCGATGATGATTGCGATAGACATGGCATCAAATTCGTAAAGACGCAAGACTATTCCATAGCCGAATCCTATGGAGTGACAGATTTCCCAGTCCTGGTGTACTTTGAAAATAACGTACCAAATGTGTATGAGGGATCTCTGGCTGAAGAGGAGGAAGTGCTACAGTGGTTGATTACGCAGAAGACCGAAGATCGTATCGAACTTATAACTCGAGTTATGTTAGAAAATATGGTTGAGGACACGCAGTATTTGGCTGTCTATTTCT acaAATTAAACTGCCATATCTGTGACCATATTCTTGAAGGACTTGAGAGTATAGACGATGAGTGTGATGTCTACGGTATACATATGGTAAAGATTCAAGATCCGCAACTCGCAAAGAgatattcaattaaaactttCCCTGCTATGGTTTACTTCAG GAACGGCAACCCTCTTCTGTTCGAAGGTGATTTGCAAAATGAAGAGTCCATTCTAGAATGGCTTATTGACGATGACAACAGAGAGTTAGCTGATGAAATTGAGTCTGTCAACGAGAGAATGTTGGAGAGATTACTTTACGAATCACATCTTTTGGTCGTCTTCTTCT ACGACGACGAAGACTGTGCAGAATGTGAAGAAATTCTCGAATCTCTTGAACAAATTGACGGAGAAGTTGACCAATTTGGTATTGATTTCGTCAAAATCGCCAGCCAAGAAGCAGCTGCAACATACAACATTGTTAACATACCTTCTTTAGTGTACTTCCGTAAGCAAATACCGATGTTGTACGACGGAGACCTCCATCAAGTGGACAGGATCTTACAATGGTTGACATCTCAGGACGTCTTTGAAATCAAAAACGAAATTGAGGAAGTGAATCGTAAGATGTTGGACAAATTGTTGGAGGAGAACGAATTCTTGGCTGTATACTTCT ATGAAAAATCAGCTGAAAGTCGTGCGGTTTTGGACAAATTGGAAAACATTGACAGCGAAACTGATAACTTGGATATTACTTTCGTGAAGATGCAAGATCCACGATACGCTCGCAAATGGGGAGTTACCAAGTTGCCGGCTATTGTGTACTTCAGGAAGAGATTCCCAAGTATATACAGAG GAGACCTCTTGTCTGAAGACGAAGTCCTGGAGTGGCTCCGAAAGAACAGGTTCCGGCAGCCTGAGCTAAATATCTTCATGTACGCTCTCATAGCGCTATCGATAGCGTTCGTGATGTACACGGCCTTCTTACTGCAGTGCTTCAAGCCtgccccgcccgcgcccgcgccgcatCCGAAGCAGGCGTGA
- the LOC118268177 gene encoding uncharacterized protein LOC118268177 isoform X3: MARWLQALAVVLLLAAAASARKSPAPSKHEPQIEEVTAKQLERVLEDKDFVAVYWYARSCVTCDKVLEELEKIDDDTDTFGVDFVKINDKRLAKQYGITKFPALTYFREKEPIIYEGDLMDEESVLDFLTSLEAMDLPDRIEEVNQKILAKIIEDTDYVAVLFYKPECKKCAKALQELENIDDEADQLGIGFVKIHDEELAEEYNLGDLPRLVYYRHQIPIIYEGELSREEDVLEWLITNKSTGDEEDIIEDVTAKTLNTLIGNVDNLVVLFYDHGDDESMTVLGELEKIDDDCDRHGIQFVKIDDVKAAKDFGIDDLPSIVYFEKQIPNVYDGDLENEEEILEWLVDQLEKDEIEDVTDEMLDRLIKDGKTVAVLFYDNNDRKSQKVLNELENIDDECDQLGIAFVKIDNDEEAQEYGIEKVPTLLYFEKGIPTYYEGNLEEEEKVLDWLRHQTESDEIEDITDEMLDLIIDKMQYVAVLFYDKDQKKSQKILGELENIDDECDQNDIAFVKIDDDKEAKEYGIETIPTMVFFERGIPHVYEGDLMKEEELLGWLLHQKRHSEIPEVTDEMMDKLIVSTPYLAVIFYDREDKQDIRILNELENIDDELEKEGIVIVRMDNENEAKEYGIDHLPTLVYFEENIPAIYEGDLMNEDEVLEWLIEQKNSATIEEVTDEILTDLIEEHEYVVVYFSGNCEEGEECDNILDELENIDDELDETGIIFVTTEDISLAKKYGIKTFPTLVFFRNKDPLIYKGDIEDEDEVLAWLTDEDTLEIPGKIEEVNSRMLEKILEENDHVVVFFYKEGDKKSQKILSELENIDDECEEKDIDFVKTSDDGIDKEYDLSDLPALAFYRHKFRTIYEGDLMHEEAILKWVLELHDSQPDVIENVDRKTLKDLINDVEHLAVFFYSEDCDTCDDILEELETIDDDTDKHGIQFVKSKDSKLASDIGIFSFPALVYYETGVPIMYDGDLLDESEVLDWMVRQKEDESIEEIDRDQLFKYIETKEFLAVVFYKEEDPDSPKVLRHVELIDDEAAEYGIKIVKCSDRLMAKKYGFRNPPGITYFRKTKAINYDGDIDDEEEILDWLTNPENMELTDHIEKVNRKMFQKIRQTSDYVAVFFYSNDCKQCPKVLAEIEHIDDDADDSGINFVKIDDRQMAKEFGVFALPAVLFFKMGSKDPVIYAGDLYDEQQLLSWLLTQKNPAGDIIEALEGQDLLDLIEESGSLAVYFWNKTLCEMCSSKLLKRSSKKKAIEHEEDEGPDSEDRDFTDSLDCEQCAGILEELENIDDDCDRHGIKFVKTQDYSIAESYGVTDFPVLVYFENNVPNVYEGSLAEEEEVLQWLITQKTEDRIELITRVMLENMVEDTQYLAVYFYKLNCHICDHILEGLESIDDECDVYGIHMVKIQDPQLAKRYSIKTFPAMVYFRNGNPLLFEGDLQNEESILEWLIDDDNRELADEIESVNERMLERLLYESHLLVVFFYDDEDCAECEEILESLEQIDGEVDQFGIDFVKIASQEAAATYNIVNIPSLVYFRKQIPMLYDGDLHQVDRILQWLTSQDVFEIKNEIEEVNRKMLDKLLEENEFLAVYFYEKSAESRAVLDKLENIDSETDNLDITFVKMQDPRYARKWGVTKLPAIVYFRKRFPSIYRGDLLSEDEVLEWLRKNRFRQPELNIFMYALIALSIAFVMYTAFLLQCFKPAPPAPAPHPKQA, translated from the exons GAGATCTCATGGACGAAGAGAGCGTCCTGGATTTCTTGACGAGTTTAGAAGCAATGGACCTTCCTGACCGGATAGAAGAAGTCAACCAAAAAATCCTAGCGAAAATCATCGAGGATACTGACTATGTAGCAGTTCTCTTCT ACAAGCCAGAATGTAAGAAATGCGCAAAGGCTCTGCAAGAGCTGGAGAACATTGACGACGAGGCTGACCAACTCGGGATCGGTTTCGTGAAGATCCACGACGAGGAACTAGCCGAGGAGTACAATCTTGGAGACCTGCCAAGACTGGTGTACTACAGGCATCAGATACCTATTATCTATGAAG GTGAGCTGAGCAGAGAAGAGGATGTACTGGAGTGGTTGATCACTAACAAATCTACCGGTGACGAAGAAGATATCATTGAAGATGTTACAGCAAAGACTTTGAATACCTTAATCGGGAATGTTGACAACCTTGTCGTACTGTTCT ACGACCACGGCGACGATGAGTCGATGACAGTTCTGGGAGAGCTTGAGAAGATTGACGATGACTGTGACCGCCACGGCATTCAGTTCGTCAAGATCGACGATGTCAAAGCAGCCAAAGACTTCGGTATCGATGACCTACCATCCATCGTCTACTTCGAGAAGCAAATCCCCAACGTTTACGACG GTGACCTTGAGAACGAAGAAGAAATCTTGGAGTGGCTCGTCGACCAGCTCGAGAAGGACGAGATTGAAGATGTCACCGATGAAATGTTGGACCGACTTATTAAAGATGGCAAGACTGTCGCCGTGTTGTTTT ATGATAATAACGACCGTAAATCACAGAAAGTACTTAACGAACTGGAGAATATTGATGATGAATGTGACCAACTTGGCATTGCGTTTGTGAAAATTGATAATGATGAAGAAGCTCAAGAATACGGTATTGAAAAAGTCCCTACGCTACTTTATTTCGAAAAGGGAATACCTACTTACTACGAAGGCAActtagaagaagaagaaaaggtTCTGGACTGGCTCAGACATCAGACTGAGAGCGACGAGATTGAAGACATTACCGATGAGATGCTGGACCTGATCATCGACAAAATGCAATACGTCGCCGTCCTGTTCT ACGACAAGGACCAAAAGAAGAGTCAGAAGATTTTGGGTGAGCTGGAGAACATTGACGATGAGTGTGATCAGAATGACATCGCCTTCGTCAAGATCGATGATGACAAGGAAGCTAAGGAGTATGGTATTGAGACTATTCCTACGATGGTGTTCTTCGAGAGAGGTATCCCTCACGTGTACGAAGGTGACCTGATGAAGGAAGAGGAGCTGCTGGGATGGTTGCTCCACCAGAAACGTCACAGCGAAATCCCTGAAGTCACTGATGAAATGATGGACAAACTTATTGTCAGCACACCCTACTTGGCTGTGATCTTCT acGACAGAGAAGACAAACAAGACATCAGGATCCTTAACGAGCTTGAGAACATCGACGATGAACTAGAAAAGGAAGGCATAGTCATTGTACGAATGGACAATGAAAACGAGGCTAAAGAATACGGTATTGACCATCTACCAACTCTCGTGTACTTTGAAGAGAACATCCCCGCTATATATGAAGGAGATCTGATGAATGAAGATGAAGTACTCGAGTGGTTGATTGAACAGAAGAACAGTGCTACCATCGAAGAAGTTACCGATGAGATCTTAACTGATCTTATTGAGGAGCACGAATACGTTGTGGTGTACTTCA GTGGTAACTGTGAAGAAGGCGAGGAATGTGACAACATCCTGGACGAGTTGGAGAACATTGACGACGAGCTGGACGAGACCGGCATCATCTTCGTCACCACTGAAGACATCAGCCTCGCCAAGAAATACGGCATCAAGACCTTCCCTACACTTGTTTTCTTCAGGAACAAGGATCCTCTTATTTACAAGG GTGACATCGAGGATGAAGATGAGGTACTGGCCTGGTTGACCGATGAAGACACCCTGGAGATCCCCGGCAAGATCGAAGAGGTTAACTCTAGGATGCTTGAGAAGATCTTGGAAGAGAACGACCACGTCGTTGTATTCTTCT ACAAAGAAGGCGACAAGAAATCTCAAAAGATTCTGAGCGAGCTCGAAAACATTGATGATGAATGTGAAGAGAAAGACATCGATTTCGTCAAGACTTCCGACGATGGCATCGACAAGGAGTATGACCTTTCCGATCTACCAGCCCTAGCCTTCTACAGACACAAGTTCAGGACTATCTACGAAGGCGATCTGATGCATGAAGAAGCTATCCTCAAATGGGTGTTGGAACTCCACGACTCCCAGCCTGACGTCATCGAGAATGTAGACAGAAAAACCTTGAAAGACCTCATCAATGACGTCGAACATCTAGCCGTGTTTTTCT ATAGCGAAGACTGTGACACATGTGATGATATCCTTGAGGAGTTGGAGACGATAGATGACGACACAGATAAGCACGGCATTCAGTTCGTTAAGTCCAAGGATTCGAAGCTCGCGTCAGATATCGGTATATTCAGCTTCCCAGCACTCGTCTACTACGAAACAGGTGTTCCAATCATGTACGACG GGGATCTATTGGACGAATCTGAGGTGTTGGATTGGATGGTTAGACAGAAGGAAGATGAAAGTATAGAGGAAATTGATAGAGAccaattattcaaatatatcgAAACTAAAGAATTCCTCGCTGTCGTATTCT ATAAAGAAGAAGATCCAGATAGTCCAAAAGTACTAAGGCACGTGGAACTAATAGACGATGAAGCAGCTGAATACGGAATCAAAATAGTAAAATGTAGCGATCGGTTGATGGCGAAGAAATATGGGTTCCGTAACCCGCCAGGTATAACTTACTTCAGGAAAACAAAGGCGATCAACTACGACGGCGACATCGACGATGAAGAAGAAATACTTGACTGGTTGACCAATCCTGAGAACATGGAGTTGACTGATCACATCGAGAAAGTCAACAGGAAAATGTTCCAAAAGATCAGGCAGACTTCGGATTACGTAGCGGTATTCTTTT ACAGTAATGACTGCAAACAGTGTCCTAAAGTGCTAGCAGAAATTGAGCACATTGATGACGATGCTGATGATTCTGGTATCAACTTCGTGAAGATTGACGATAGGCAGATGGCCAAGGAGTTTGGAGTATTCGCTTTGCCTGCGGTCTTGTTCTTCAAGATGGGTTCAAAGGATCCTGTTATTTACGCTG GAGATTTATATGATGAGCAACAACTATTAAGTTGGTTGTTAACTCAGAAGAATCCAGCTGGTGACATTATAGAAGCCCTCGAAGGACAAGATCTTCTGGACTTGATCGAAGAGTCCGGATCACTTGCAGTTTACTTCT GGAACAAAACGTTGTGTGAAATGTGCTCTTCGAAATTATTGAAAAGGTCATCGAAAAAGAAAGCTATAGAACACGAGGAGGATGAGGGACCGGATTCAGAGG ATCGCGATTTTACAGATAGTTTGGACTGCGAGCAATGCGCTGGGATATTGGAAGAGTTAGAGAATATCGATGATGATTGCGATAGACATGGCATCAAATTCGTAAAGACGCAAGACTATTCCATAGCCGAATCCTATGGAGTGACAGATTTCCCAGTCCTGGTGTACTTTGAAAATAACGTACCAAATGTGTATGAGGGATCTCTGGCTGAAGAGGAGGAAGTGCTACAGTGGTTGATTACGCAGAAGACCGAAGATCGTATCGAACTTATAACTCGAGTTATGTTAGAAAATATGGTTGAGGACACGCAGTATTTGGCTGTCTATTTCT acaAATTAAACTGCCATATCTGTGACCATATTCTTGAAGGACTTGAGAGTATAGACGATGAGTGTGATGTCTACGGTATACATATGGTAAAGATTCAAGATCCGCAACTCGCAAAGAgatattcaattaaaactttCCCTGCTATGGTTTACTTCAG GAACGGCAACCCTCTTCTGTTCGAAGGTGATTTGCAAAATGAAGAGTCCATTCTAGAATGGCTTATTGACGATGACAACAGAGAGTTAGCTGATGAAATTGAGTCTGTCAACGAGAGAATGTTGGAGAGATTACTTTACGAATCACATCTTTTGGTCGTCTTCTTCT ACGACGACGAAGACTGTGCAGAATGTGAAGAAATTCTCGAATCTCTTGAACAAATTGACGGAGAAGTTGACCAATTTGGTATTGATTTCGTCAAAATCGCCAGCCAAGAAGCAGCTGCAACATACAACATTGTTAACATACCTTCTTTAGTGTACTTCCGTAAGCAAATACCGATGTTGTACGACGGAGACCTCCATCAAGTGGACAGGATCTTACAATGGTTGACATCTCAGGACGTCTTTGAAATCAAAAACGAAATTGAGGAAGTGAATCGTAAGATGTTGGACAAATTGTTGGAGGAGAACGAATTCTTGGCTGTATACTTCT ATGAAAAATCAGCTGAAAGTCGTGCGGTTTTGGACAAATTGGAAAACATTGACAGCGAAACTGATAACTTGGATATTACTTTCGTGAAGATGCAAGATCCACGATACGCTCGCAAATGGGGAGTTACCAAGTTGCCGGCTATTGTGTACTTCAGGAAGAGATTCCCAAGTATATACAGAG GAGACCTCTTGTCTGAAGACGAAGTCCTGGAGTGGCTCCGAAAGAACAGGTTCCGGCAGCCTGAGCTAAATATCTTCATGTACGCTCTCATAGCGCTATCGATAGCGTTCGTGATGTACACGGCCTTCTTACTGCAGTGCTTCAAGCCtgccccgcccgcgcccgcgccgcatCCGAAGCAGGCGTGA